One region of Jatrophihabitans cynanchi genomic DNA includes:
- a CDS encoding bifunctional diguanylate cyclase/phosphodiesterase, which yields MGQVALRLLSHPGTATEAWWPAAGIAVAVLARSPRRRWPVLLVAITAGNTVSNLWSGLSLSATVGFVFADILCCAVAAAVLTGRGRRSVLLSSIGDGVRLLVAIGAAMGGVGASVAVRCAIDGTPWLPATRGYMLSNGLGLVMMTPLLLLPLGHLAWTELRDRRRNVEWVAQLAATMLITAASCAVPGMGIWPFLLFLPVLWGAARLGPLRAMLGVVVIGLVTTPIALAGHGSFAVFGDIAHRQWSIQALLASLSVATLVMVLSAQAHDSAMAAIIDRENLLSEAERLAQLGSWTWAVGDDEVMWSRQMYRLLGLEPADGEAAGGHAPSTANFMHLVHEDDRPALRTAIRTASDTGEPYGLDVRMMRSDGELRYVHARGRAEFDSAGKLTRLRGTSQDVTDARLAERELAAARDLYRSVLSAVREQAIVGTDLDGLVTVFNAGAEKMFGYRAEEMIGKSATLIHEPDELTARVQEYGVDPQRPVLALLAGVQRSKSRTVPWTYCTRDGRRLSCLLTISEMRDNDGELSGFLGVISDVTAQRKAEAQLRESEQRFRLAFDAASVGMYLTSLAPENRGRILKVNAAMCDYLGRDESEILAGDVFAISHPDDAVNIDAVLAAQAGDELPQMRREKQYRHANGTMVWGMLSCAVVHPTDGSTPYGISLVEDITARKEAEERLKHLALHDSLTGLPNRALLIDRLEHALAGAGRSGRQVGLLYLDLDGFKQVNDSAGHVAGDELLVQAAVRLQDAVRQGDTVGRLGGDEFAIICTDIHDHTDLEVVAARSLAALRSPFQLQAGMFTISASIGLALVGHGRATTADAFLHEADTAMYTAKRAGKDRIGVADAGERARAARDTRLRPELETALAGNDLLMYGQPVVDLSDGSVVGVETLLRWNHPRRGILTPGDFLDVAEASPLMVPIGRRVLDESCRMAATWMRRLGDRAPDVHVNVSGRQLESGQLITDVRRALERHQLPPDRLVLELTETHMPLIADSLRSDLNRLRDRGVRIAIDDIGTGYSSLARITELPVDMLKIDLKFVSGLGSDPSCEAVVRAVLEIGRALGIAVVAEGVETEEQARLLADYGCETAQGYLYSRPHPEALLSRQLLRGVQASA from the coding sequence ATGGGCCAAGTTGCCCTGCGCCTGCTCTCGCATCCGGGAACGGCGACCGAGGCGTGGTGGCCGGCCGCCGGCATCGCCGTCGCGGTGCTGGCGCGTTCGCCGCGCCGTCGCTGGCCGGTGTTGCTCGTCGCGATCACCGCGGGCAACACGGTGAGCAACCTGTGGTCCGGGCTGTCGCTGAGCGCCACCGTCGGCTTCGTCTTCGCCGACATCCTGTGCTGCGCCGTCGCCGCCGCGGTCCTGACCGGCCGTGGCCGCCGCTCGGTACTGCTGTCGAGCATCGGTGACGGGGTGCGGCTGCTCGTCGCGATCGGGGCCGCGATGGGCGGCGTCGGCGCGAGCGTCGCCGTGCGCTGCGCGATCGACGGCACACCGTGGCTGCCGGCGACGCGAGGCTACATGCTCAGCAACGGGTTGGGCCTGGTCATGATGACCCCGCTGCTCCTGCTGCCGCTCGGCCACCTCGCCTGGACCGAACTGCGTGATCGCCGCCGCAACGTCGAGTGGGTTGCGCAGCTGGCCGCGACGATGCTCATCACCGCGGCCAGCTGCGCAGTCCCCGGTATGGGGATCTGGCCGTTCCTGCTGTTCCTGCCCGTGCTCTGGGGCGCGGCGCGGCTCGGCCCGCTGCGCGCGATGCTGGGCGTCGTCGTGATCGGGCTCGTGACCACGCCGATCGCACTCGCCGGCCATGGCTCGTTCGCCGTCTTCGGCGACATCGCCCATCGCCAGTGGTCCATCCAGGCGCTGCTCGCCTCGCTATCGGTCGCCACGCTCGTGATGGTGCTCAGCGCGCAGGCGCACGACAGTGCGATGGCCGCGATCATCGACCGCGAGAACCTGTTGAGCGAGGCCGAGCGCCTCGCCCAGCTCGGTTCCTGGACATGGGCCGTCGGCGACGACGAGGTCATGTGGTCACGGCAGATGTACCGGCTGCTGGGCCTGGAGCCCGCCGACGGCGAGGCGGCCGGCGGGCACGCGCCCAGCACGGCGAACTTCATGCATCTGGTGCACGAGGACGATCGGCCCGCGCTGCGGACCGCGATCCGGACCGCATCGGACACCGGCGAACCGTACGGCCTCGACGTCCGGATGATGCGCAGCGACGGCGAGCTGCGTTACGTGCACGCCCGTGGGCGCGCCGAGTTCGACTCAGCCGGCAAACTCACTCGGCTGCGCGGCACGTCGCAGGACGTCACCGACGCCCGCCTCGCCGAGCGCGAGCTGGCGGCCGCGCGAGACCTGTACCGCAGCGTGCTCAGCGCGGTGCGAGAGCAGGCGATCGTCGGGACCGACCTCGACGGGCTGGTCACCGTGTTCAACGCCGGCGCCGAGAAGATGTTCGGCTACCGGGCGGAGGAGATGATCGGCAAGAGCGCCACGCTCATCCACGAGCCGGACGAGCTGACCGCGCGGGTCCAGGAGTACGGCGTCGACCCGCAGCGGCCGGTGCTTGCCCTGCTCGCGGGGGTGCAGCGCTCCAAGAGCCGCACCGTGCCGTGGACGTACTGCACGCGCGACGGCCGGCGGCTGTCCTGCCTGCTCACGATCAGCGAGATGCGCGACAACGATGGCGAACTGTCCGGCTTCCTCGGCGTGATCAGCGACGTGACCGCGCAGCGCAAGGCCGAGGCGCAGCTGCGCGAGAGCGAGCAGCGCTTCCGGCTGGCCTTCGACGCAGCCTCGGTCGGCATGTACCTGACGAGCCTCGCGCCCGAGAACCGCGGACGGATCCTGAAGGTCAACGCCGCGATGTGCGACTACCTCGGCCGTGACGAGTCGGAGATCCTCGCCGGCGACGTCTTCGCGATCTCCCATCCCGACGACGCCGTGAACATCGACGCAGTGCTGGCGGCGCAGGCGGGCGACGAGCTGCCGCAGATGCGACGCGAGAAGCAGTACCGGCACGCCAACGGCACCATGGTGTGGGGCATGCTCTCGTGCGCGGTCGTGCACCCCACCGACGGCAGCACGCCGTACGGCATCTCGCTCGTCGAGGACATCACGGCACGCAAGGAGGCCGAGGAGCGGCTCAAGCACCTCGCGCTGCACGACTCGCTCACCGGGCTGCCCAACCGGGCACTGCTGATAGACCGGCTCGAGCACGCGCTCGCCGGCGCCGGCCGGTCGGGACGCCAGGTCGGCCTGCTGTACCTGGACCTCGACGGCTTCAAGCAGGTCAACGACAGCGCCGGTCACGTGGCCGGCGACGAGCTGCTGGTGCAAGCGGCGGTGCGGCTGCAGGACGCGGTGCGCCAGGGCGACACCGTCGGCCGGCTGGGCGGGGACGAGTTCGCGATCATCTGCACCGACATTCACGATCACACCGATCTCGAGGTGGTCGCCGCGCGCTCGCTCGCCGCGTTGCGCTCGCCGTTCCAGTTGCAGGCCGGCATGTTCACGATCAGCGCGAGCATCGGGCTCGCCCTGGTGGGACACGGGCGTGCAACCACCGCCGACGCGTTCCTGCACGAGGCCGACACCGCCATGTACACGGCGAAGCGGGCCGGCAAGGACCGCATCGGGGTCGCGGACGCGGGCGAACGGGCCCGCGCCGCGCGGGACACCCGGCTGCGTCCGGAACTGGAGACGGCGCTGGCGGGCAACGACCTGCTGATGTACGGGCAACCGGTCGTCGACCTGAGCGACGGGTCGGTCGTCGGTGTCGAGACGTTGCTGCGCTGGAACCACCCGCGCCGCGGGATCCTGACGCCGGGCGACTTCCTGGACGTCGCCGAGGCGAGCCCGCTGATGGTGCCGATCGGACGCCGGGTGCTGGACGAGTCGTGCCGGATGGCCGCAACCTGGATGCGCCGGCTCGGCGACCGCGCGCCGGACGTGCACGTCAACGTCTCGGGCCGCCAGCTCGAATCCGGCCAGCTGATCACCGACGTGCGCCGTGCGCTCGAGCGGCACCAGCTGCCGCCGGACCGGCTCGTCCTGGAGCTCACCGAGACGCACATGCCGCTGATCGCGGATTCGCTGCGCTCGGACCTGAATCGGCTGCGCGACAGGGGCGTGCGCATCGCGATCGACGACATCGGCACCGGCTACAGCAGCCTGGCGCGCATCACCGAGCTCCCCGTGGACATGCTCAAGATAGATCTGAAGTTCGTGAGCGGTCTCGGGTCCGACCCCAGCTGCGAAGCCGTGGTGCGGGCGGTTCTCGAGATCGGGCGCGCCCTCGGCATCGCGGTCGTCGCCGAGGGCGTCGAGACCGAGGAGCAGGCGCGGTTGCTCGCCGACTACGGCTGCGAGACGGCGCAGGGGTACCTGTACAGCCGGCCGCACCCGGAGGCCCTGCTCAGCCGGCAGTTGCTGCGCGGCGTGCAGGCCAGCGCCTGA
- a CDS encoding YoaK family protein has protein sequence MLFARRDRDPAGAADRGIALRHALVVVLTLNAGATDAIGFLALGGAFTSVMTGNLVLFGISAAEGDASLARHILTAVLCYIAGCVLGGRLAGTPAGDQPVWPRAVTVALSVEFVIFAAYATGWWLAGSAPTGSVQLGLLAVNALALGVQSSSVQRFGVSGLSTTYMTGTLTTMIVRLTSGHRLRDVADSLQILGSLVVGAVVAAALADHAPVLAPLIQLVSVGVVLLGSVVVMRLGSSTTAGRADPAAGPRARGRTADRGAAEATSPGT, from the coding sequence ATGCTTTTCGCGCGCAGGGACCGTGATCCGGCGGGCGCCGCGGACCGGGGGATCGCGCTGCGGCACGCCCTGGTCGTCGTCCTGACCCTGAACGCCGGGGCGACGGACGCGATCGGGTTCCTGGCGCTCGGCGGTGCCTTCACCAGCGTCATGACCGGCAACCTGGTGCTGTTCGGCATCTCGGCCGCCGAGGGCGATGCGTCGTTGGCTCGACACATCCTCACCGCCGTGCTCTGCTACATCGCCGGCTGCGTCCTCGGCGGCCGGCTGGCGGGGACTCCGGCCGGTGACCAACCGGTCTGGCCGCGGGCGGTCACCGTGGCGCTGAGCGTGGAGTTCGTCATCTTCGCCGCCTACGCGACCGGGTGGTGGCTGGCCGGCTCGGCCCCGACCGGGAGCGTGCAGCTCGGACTGCTCGCCGTCAACGCGCTCGCCCTCGGCGTGCAGAGCAGCAGCGTTCAGCGCTTCGGTGTCAGCGGGCTGTCCACGACGTACATGACCGGCACGCTGACCACCATGATCGTCCGGCTGACGTCCGGTCACCGATTGCGGGACGTCGCCGACAGCCTGCAGATCCTGGGTTCGCTCGTGGTCGGCGCCGTGGTCGCCGCCGCGCTGGCCGACCACGCCCCGGTACTGGCCCCGCTGATCCAGCTGGTCAGCGTCGGCGTTGTGCTGCTCGGCTCGGTCGTGGTCATGCGGCTCGGGTCGTCCACGACGGCTGGGCGTGCGGACCCGGCCGCCGGGCCGCGAGCCCGCGGCCGGACCGCGGACCGCGGGGCGGCCGAGGCGACGTCACCCGGCACCTGA
- a CDS encoding Rieske (2Fe-2S) protein, whose product MADWLAVTELSELARRKKKQVEVNGEPVALFLIGADVFALADTCIHKQRSLSKGVLLNGCIVCPGHQWEFDPATGYEATQDRYQPSYDVRIEDGTVYVATQPRSGTETAARRAVVAGTVTP is encoded by the coding sequence GTGGCTGACTGGCTCGCTGTGACCGAACTGTCCGAACTGGCCCGTCGCAAGAAGAAGCAGGTCGAGGTGAACGGTGAGCCGGTCGCGCTGTTCCTGATCGGTGCCGACGTCTTCGCCCTGGCCGACACCTGCATCCACAAACAGCGATCGCTCAGCAAGGGTGTACTGCTCAACGGCTGTATCGTCTGCCCCGGTCATCAGTGGGAGTTCGACCCGGCGACCGGCTATGAGGCGACGCAGGACAGATATCAGCCCTCCTACGACGTGCGGATCGAGGACGGAACCGTGTATGTCGCGACGCAACCGCGGTCGGGCACTGAGACCGCGGCCCGCCGCGCGGTGGTCGCCGGCACGGTGACTCCATGA
- a CDS encoding TenA family transcriptional regulator translates to MTELLSKDEFRSALEDAIKGREAKNASFSLAWAEGKLQRHHFARWAENHYQYVGPFADYLGYIYGNTPDQYTEAKDFLLQNMYEEELADIRHTDLLVRFAEACGTTRERVMDPNNANAVTRGLQAWCYATSMREHFTVATAAMVVGLESQVPSIYKKQIIPLREVYGFTEDEIEFFDLHITSDVVHGERGFQIVLENADTVELQQRCLQFVRWGAEMRYSYTRSLYDTYVAPDMVAA, encoded by the coding sequence ATGACCGAGCTGCTCTCGAAGGACGAGTTCCGCAGTGCGCTCGAGGATGCCATCAAGGGCCGCGAGGCGAAGAACGCCTCGTTCAGCTTGGCGTGGGCCGAGGGCAAGCTGCAGCGGCACCATTTCGCGCGGTGGGCCGAGAATCACTACCAGTACGTCGGCCCGTTCGCGGACTACCTCGGCTACATCTACGGCAACACCCCGGACCAGTACACCGAGGCGAAGGACTTCCTGCTGCAGAACATGTACGAGGAGGAGCTCGCCGACATCCGGCACACCGACCTGCTCGTCCGGTTCGCCGAGGCCTGCGGCACCACGCGCGAGCGGGTGATGGACCCGAACAATGCCAACGCCGTCACACGCGGCCTGCAGGCGTGGTGCTACGCCACGTCGATGCGGGAGCACTTCACGGTCGCCACGGCGGCGATGGTGGTCGGCCTGGAGTCGCAGGTGCCGAGCATCTACAAGAAGCAGATCATTCCGCTGCGCGAGGTCTACGGCTTCACCGAGGACGAGATCGAGTTCTTCGACCTGCACATCACCTCCGATGTGGTGCACGGCGAGCGCGGCTTCCAGATCGTGCTCGAGAACGCCGACACCGTCGAACTGCAGCAGCGCTGCCTGCAGTTCGTGCGCTGGGGAGCCGAGATGCGGTACTCCTACACGCGATCGCTCTACGACACCTACGTCGCGCCCGACATGGTCGCCGCCTGA